From a single Lolium rigidum isolate FL_2022 chromosome 7, APGP_CSIRO_Lrig_0.1, whole genome shotgun sequence genomic region:
- the LOC124675796 gene encoding probable glutathione S-transferase GSTU6, which produces MAAGHDLKLIGAWPSPFVTRVKLALSFKGLGFENVEEDISNKSELLLSSNPVHKKVPVLLHKGKPICESVVIVQYIDEAFAGSGPSLLSSNPHERAVARFWAAYIDDKLVASWMQSFRGKTEEEKSEGSKQMFAAVETLEGAMRECSKGDGYFGGESVGLVDVSLGSLLSWLKATEVMSGAKIFDPVKTPLLAAWVERFGELDGAKAALPDVDRVVEFAKMRQAQAAAAAAASEN; this is translated from the exons ATGGCCGCAGGACATGACCTGAAGCTGATCGGCGCATGGCCAAGTCCGTTTGTGACCAGGGTGAAGCTTGCACTTAGCTTCAAGGGTCTGGGCTTCGAGAATGTGGAGGAGGACATCAGCAACAAGAGCGAGCTCCTCCTCAGCTCCAACCCGGTGCATAAGAAGGTGCCCGTTCTCCTCCACAAAGGGAAGCCCATTTGTGAGTCCGTAGTCATCGTGCAGTACATCGACGAGGCGTTCGCTGGGAGCGGTCCCTCATTGCTTTCCTCCAACCCCCATGAACGTGCTGTAGCGCGCTTCTGGGCCGCCTATATCGACGACAAG CTTGTTGCTTCGTGGATGCAATCGTTCAGGGGCAAGACGGAGGAGGAGAAGTCCGAGGGGAGTAAGCAGATGTTTGCTGCAGTTGAGACCTTGGAGGGAGCCATGAGGGAGTGCTCCAAAGGGGACGGATACTTCGGCGGCGAGAGCGTCGGACTCGTCGACGTTTCGCTGGGGAGCTTGCTCTCGTGGCTGAAGGCGACCGAGGTGATGTCCGGGGCCAAGATCTTTGACCCTGTTAAGACTCCGCTCCTAGCGGCATGGGTGGAGCGCTTCGGTGAGCTTGACGGTGCAAAGGCGGCCTTGCCAGACGTCGACAGGGTGGTGGAGTTCGCCAAGATGAGGCAGGCACAGGCTGCAGCGGCCGCTGCAGCTTCTGAGAACTAG